The Streptomyces luteogriseus genome includes a window with the following:
- a CDS encoding malate dehydrogenase, translated as MTRTPVNVTVTGAAGQIGYALLFRIASGQLLGADVPVKLRLLEITPALKAAEGTAMELDDCAFPLLQGIDITDDPNVAFDGTNVGLLVGARPRTKGMERGDLLEANGGIFKPQGKAINDHAADDVKILVVGNPANTNALIAQAAAPDVPAERFTAMTRLDHNRALTQLAKKTGSTVADIKRLTIWGNHSATQYPDIFHATIAGKNAAEVVNDEKWLADDFIPTVAKRGAAIIEARGASSAASAANAAIDHVYSWVNGTADGDWVSMGIPSDGSYGVPEGLISSFPVTTKDGSYEIVQGLEINEFSRARIDASVKELEEEREAVRGLGLI; from the coding sequence ATGACCCGCACTCCCGTGAACGTCACCGTCACCGGCGCGGCCGGCCAGATCGGTTACGCCCTGCTCTTCCGCATCGCCTCCGGTCAGCTGCTCGGCGCGGACGTGCCGGTGAAGCTGCGCCTGCTGGAGATCACGCCGGCCCTGAAGGCGGCCGAGGGCACGGCCATGGAGCTGGACGACTGCGCGTTCCCGCTCCTTCAGGGCATCGACATCACCGACGACCCGAACGTCGCCTTCGACGGCACCAACGTCGGTCTGCTCGTCGGCGCCCGCCCCCGTACCAAGGGCATGGAGCGCGGCGACCTGCTGGAGGCCAACGGCGGCATCTTCAAGCCGCAGGGCAAGGCCATCAACGACCATGCCGCGGACGACGTCAAGATCCTGGTCGTCGGCAACCCGGCCAACACCAACGCCCTCATCGCCCAGGCCGCCGCGCCGGACGTCCCGGCCGAGCGCTTCACCGCGATGACCCGCCTGGACCACAACCGCGCGCTGACCCAGCTCGCGAAGAAGACGGGCTCGACGGTCGCCGACATCAAGCGCCTGACCATCTGGGGCAACCACTCCGCCACCCAGTACCCCGACATCTTCCACGCCACCATCGCCGGCAAGAACGCCGCCGAGGTCGTCAACGACGAGAAGTGGCTGGCCGACGACTTCATCCCGACCGTCGCCAAGCGCGGCGCCGCCATCATCGAGGCCCGTGGCGCCTCGTCGGCCGCGTCCGCCGCCAACGCCGCCATCGACCACGTCTACAGCTGGGTCAACGGCACCGCCGACGGCGACTGGGTCTCCATGGGCATCCCGTCCGACGGTTCGTACGGCGTACCGGAGGGGCTCATCTCCTCCTTCCCCGTCACCACCAAGGACGGCTCGTACGAGATCGTCCAGGGCCTGGAGATCAACGAGTTCTCCCGCGCCCGGATCGACGCCTCCGTCAAGGAGCTCGAGGAGGAGCGCGAGGCGGTTCG
- a CDS encoding helix-turn-helix domain-containing protein: protein MPRWKALPDELDPQIREFTSQLRRLVDRSGLSIASVADRTGYSKTSWERYLNGRLLAPKGAIVALAEVTGTNPVHLTTMWELAERAWSRSEMRHDMTMEAIRISQARAALGEFGGQDFTDPSAGGKTASAGEGRAASSGGGKPARRSGGTTVTPGIAGPAGVVPSVPAQPTAPEVQDSTGASVREESGRAAEPEVNSWGLAGYQGPSATGGRSAGAGTGRGSRPDAGAGTPAGSPGGPGWTPGPVSDPYGEPQDAVPGRAGGAGGGGAGGTRRTASASASAGKKRTVTFLAGVVGVLVVIAGAFYLTGGGGDDEAKGGAKSPSPTVSDDPKLPPGVKCSGDACTGKDAEAMGCSGDLVTTAQTATVGTTVVEVRYSETCKAAWGRITQAAQGDEVQVSSGKAKQTGSITAAGDAIAYTPMVAVKNAADAKACATLAGGQKGCTD, encoded by the coding sequence ATGCCTCGTTGGAAGGCCTTGCCGGATGAGCTCGATCCACAGATCAGGGAGTTCACCAGCCAGCTGCGCAGACTCGTGGACCGCAGCGGTCTGAGCATCGCGTCGGTGGCGGACCGCACGGGCTACAGCAAGACGTCGTGGGAGCGTTACCTGAACGGCCGGCTGCTCGCGCCGAAGGGCGCGATCGTGGCCCTGGCCGAGGTCACGGGCACCAATCCGGTGCACCTGACCACCATGTGGGAGCTCGCCGAGCGCGCCTGGAGCCGCTCGGAGATGCGGCACGACATGACGATGGAGGCCATACGGATCTCCCAGGCGCGCGCCGCGCTCGGGGAATTCGGCGGGCAGGACTTCACCGATCCCTCGGCCGGTGGCAAGACGGCCTCGGCGGGCGAGGGCAGGGCCGCCTCCTCGGGCGGCGGCAAGCCCGCCCGCCGCAGCGGCGGCACCACGGTCACCCCGGGTATCGCGGGACCGGCCGGGGTGGTCCCGTCCGTGCCGGCGCAGCCGACGGCGCCCGAGGTCCAGGACTCCACCGGCGCGAGTGTGCGGGAGGAGAGCGGCCGGGCCGCCGAGCCCGAGGTCAACTCGTGGGGGCTGGCCGGGTACCAGGGCCCGTCGGCGACGGGCGGGCGCTCCGCCGGGGCCGGTACGGGCCGGGGATCCCGGCCCGACGCGGGGGCCGGAACCCCCGCCGGATCGCCCGGGGGGCCCGGGTGGACTCCCGGCCCCGTTTCGGACCCGTACGGCGAACCCCAGGACGCCGTTCCGGGCCGGGCTGGTGGTGCAGGTGGCGGTGGTGCCGGGGGAACCCGCCGGACCGCATCTGCCTCCGCCTCTGCGGGCAAGAAGCGGACCGTGACCTTCCTCGCGGGGGTCGTGGGCGTGCTCGTGGTGATCGCCGGCGCGTTCTACCTCACCGGCGGCGGTGGCGACGACGAGGCCAAGGGCGGCGCCAAGTCGCCCTCGCCGACCGTCAGCGACGACCCGAAGCTGCCGCCGGGCGTGAAGTGCAGCGGTGACGCCTGCACCGGCAAGGACGCGGAGGCCATGGGGTGCAGCGGTGACCTGGTGACCACCGCCCAGACCGCGACCGTCGGCACGACCGTCGTCGAGGTCCGCTACAGCGAGACGTGCAAGGCGGCCTGGGGCCGTATCACCCAGGCGGCACAGGGCGACGAGGTCCAGGTCAGCTCGGGCAAGGCGAAGCAGACCGGCAGCATCACCGCGGCCGGTGACGCCATCGCCTACACCCCGATGGTGGCCGTGAAGAACGCCGCGGACGCCAAGGCCTGCGCGACCCTGGCGGGCGGCCAGAAGGGCTGCACCGACTAG
- a CDS encoding DUF3017 domain-containing protein has protein sequence MSAEHRAPSGAERRAAAETEHRARGAAERRSPGEADHRSPGEADHRTPGGRGTAGGQETPSGHESPEELTVRDPVSAPDAEGRPRRVTRRFPLFTRDTARPEGGGRAAAGDAPAPARQWPVLAVLGLAGLGLLVTAFGQFRIGTLLIGVALLGGGAMRWLLPGVGMLAVRSRFTDIVTYGLLGTVIVLLALMAQPNPLLQIPFLKDTLHFTVTSE, from the coding sequence GTGTCGGCTGAGCACCGGGCCCCGAGCGGGGCGGAGCGCCGGGCCGCGGCCGAGACCGAGCACCGGGCCCGGGGCGCGGCGGAGCGCCGGTCCCCCGGCGAGGCCGATCACCGGTCCCCCGGCGAGGCCGATCACCGGACCCCCGGCGGGCGCGGGACGGCCGGCGGGCAGGAGACGCCGAGCGGACACGAGTCACCGGAGGAGCTCACCGTCCGGGACCCCGTCAGCGCGCCCGACGCCGAAGGGCGCCCGCGGCGGGTCACCCGGCGCTTCCCGCTGTTCACCAGGGACACCGCGCGGCCCGAGGGCGGCGGCCGGGCCGCGGCCGGGGACGCTCCCGCGCCCGCCCGGCAGTGGCCCGTGCTCGCCGTGCTGGGGCTGGCCGGGCTCGGGCTGCTGGTGACGGCGTTCGGCCAGTTCCGGATCGGGACGCTGCTGATCGGCGTCGCCCTGCTGGGCGGTGGCGCGATGCGATGGCTGCTGCCGGGCGTCGGCATGCTCGCCGTCCGCTCCCGTTTCACGGACATCGTCACCTACGGCCTGCTGGGCACCGTGATCGTTCTGCTGGCGCTGATGGCACAGCCGAATCCGCTGCTGCAGATCCCGTTCCTGAAGGACACCCTGCACTTCACGGTCACCAGCGAATGA
- a CDS encoding bifunctional methylenetetrahydrofolate dehydrogenase/methenyltetrahydrofolate cyclohydrolase gives MTAQILDGKATAAAIKSDLTARVAALKEKGVTPGLGTILVGEDPGSQKYVAGKHRDCAQVGIASIQRELPATATQEEIERAVRELNEDPACTGYIVQLPLPKGIDENRILELMDPDKDADGLHPMNLGRLVLNEPAPLPCTPNGVLTLLRRYGVEIKGAEVVVVGRGVTIGRPMPLLLTRRSENATVTQCHTGTRDLSAHLKRADIIVAAAGSAHLIRAEDVKPGAAVLDVGVSRSAEGKIVGDVHPDVAEVAAWISPNPGGVGPMTRAQLLVNVVEAAERSVG, from the coding sequence ATGACCGCCCAGATTCTCGATGGCAAGGCCACCGCAGCCGCGATCAAGTCCGATCTGACCGCCCGCGTGGCGGCGCTGAAGGAGAAGGGCGTCACGCCCGGCCTCGGCACGATCCTGGTCGGGGAAGACCCCGGCAGCCAGAAGTACGTCGCCGGCAAGCACCGCGACTGCGCGCAGGTGGGCATCGCCTCCATCCAGCGCGAACTGCCCGCCACGGCGACCCAGGAGGAGATCGAGCGGGCCGTCCGCGAGCTCAACGAGGACCCGGCCTGCACCGGGTACATCGTGCAACTGCCGCTGCCCAAGGGCATCGACGAGAACCGCATCCTCGAGCTGATGGACCCGGACAAGGACGCGGACGGGCTGCACCCGATGAACCTGGGGCGCCTCGTCCTCAACGAGCCCGCCCCGCTGCCCTGCACCCCCAACGGCGTGCTGACGCTGCTCCGCCGCTACGGCGTGGAGATCAAGGGCGCCGAGGTCGTGGTCGTCGGACGCGGCGTGACCATCGGCCGGCCGATGCCGCTGCTGCTCACCCGCCGCAGCGAGAACGCCACCGTGACGCAGTGCCACACCGGCACGCGTGACCTGTCGGCGCACCTCAAGCGCGCGGACATCATCGTGGCCGCCGCCGGTTCCGCCCATCTGATCCGGGCCGAGGACGTGAAGCCCGGCGCGGCCGTCCTCGACGTCGGCGTCTCCCGCAGCGCCGAGGGCAAGATCGTGGGCGACGTCCACCCCGACGTCGCCGAGGTCGCCGCCTGGATCTCCCCGAACCCCGGCGGAGTCGGCCCGATGACCCGTGCCCAGCTGCTCGTCAACGTGGTCGAGGCGGCGGAGCGCAGTGTCGGCTGA
- a CDS encoding protein kinase domain-containing protein, producing the protein MTEAYAVPVPKGYRVGDWEVREPIATGAFGSVYAARRVGDGAGLPPTAALKFLPTGTATPRRLTHLRELVEREVELYRRLRHPRLVRMYQTLTVDDPGRPELDGATVLVLEKAEGSLSALLAATPRPAAGPALLAQIAEGLAQLHGAGWVHGDLKPANVLLMADGSVRLADFNMAAELEGTHAYTPAFATPDYTPPELLWTEIGERGRRIRPSADIWAFGVLSHLVLTGSFPLPGATSTARRDAAAAYARGVDELRLSPELPDGWREIVRACLTRTHRQRIDGAALLRRVTAAAGPDRRGLRLPRLRPARRRPRRGSVAAVLAGAAAALAALAYGISVWAGAGGTGGGTGSGASANVSAAAYGASELRTDRGVPPAYRLLIVETAHDCDQKEVTPVLIAAMLKVESDFDPDLSDPDNDEYGIARWTPSVLRWWMNEDGTPGETVPQPPFPPAESIPAMGRYLCWIAPRLHEALPGDRQVLIAAAYRTSYRTVNTAKGVPPDVRVYADRVAHFLEEYAPDGRK; encoded by the coding sequence GTGACCGAGGCGTACGCCGTACCCGTGCCCAAGGGCTACCGGGTCGGCGACTGGGAGGTGCGCGAACCCATCGCGACCGGCGCCTTCGGCAGTGTGTACGCGGCCCGGCGCGTCGGTGACGGCGCCGGGCTGCCGCCCACGGCCGCGCTGAAGTTCCTGCCCACCGGGACGGCCACGCCCCGCCGGCTGACGCACCTGCGCGAACTGGTCGAGCGTGAGGTCGAGCTGTACCGGCGGCTGCGGCACCCGCGGCTGGTGCGGATGTACCAGACGCTGACGGTCGACGACCCGGGCCGTCCGGAGCTGGACGGCGCCACCGTCCTCGTCCTGGAGAAGGCCGAGGGCTCCCTGTCGGCCCTGCTCGCCGCCACGCCCCGGCCCGCCGCCGGCCCCGCGCTGCTCGCGCAGATCGCCGAAGGTCTCGCCCAGCTGCACGGCGCCGGCTGGGTGCACGGCGACCTGAAGCCGGCCAACGTGCTGCTGATGGCGGACGGTTCGGTGCGCCTCGCCGACTTCAACATGGCCGCGGAGCTGGAGGGCACCCACGCCTACACGCCGGCCTTCGCCACCCCCGACTACACCCCGCCGGAACTGCTGTGGACCGAGATCGGCGAACGGGGCCGCCGCATCCGCCCGTCCGCCGACATCTGGGCCTTCGGCGTCCTCTCCCACCTCGTGCTCACCGGCTCCTTCCCCCTGCCCGGCGCCACCTCGACCGCCCGGCGCGACGCGGCCGCGGCCTACGCCCGCGGTGTCGACGAACTGCGCCTGTCGCCGGAACTGCCAGACGGCTGGCGGGAGATCGTGCGCGCCTGCCTGACCCGGACGCACCGGCAGCGCATCGACGGCGCCGCGCTGCTGCGCCGCGTGACGGCGGCCGCGGGTCCGGACCGGCGTGGCTTGCGCCTGCCCCGCCTGCGCCCCGCCCGCCGCCGCCCGCGCCGCGGGTCCGTCGCGGCCGTCCTCGCCGGAGCGGCCGCGGCCCTGGCCGCCCTCGCCTACGGCATCAGCGTCTGGGCGGGCGCCGGCGGCACCGGCGGCGGCACCGGCTCCGGCGCGTCAGCGAACGTCTCCGCCGCCGCCTACGGCGCGTCCGAACTCCGCACCGACCGGGGCGTTCCGCCCGCCTACCGGCTGCTGATCGTCGAGACGGCGCACGACTGCGACCAGAAGGAGGTCACTCCGGTCCTGATCGCCGCCATGCTGAAGGTGGAGAGCGACTTCGACCCGGACCTGTCCGACCCCGACAACGACGAGTACGGCATCGCCCGCTGGACCCCGAGCGTCCTGCGCTGGTGGATGAACGAGGACGGCACCCCCGGCGAGACGGTCCCCCAGCCCCCCTTCCCTCCCGCCGAGTCCATCCCGGCGATGGGCCGCTACCTGTGCTGGATCGCCCCGCGCCTGCACGAGGCCCTGCCGGGCGACCGGCAGGTCCTGATCGCCGCCGCGTACCGCACGTCGTACCGCACCGTGAACACGGCCAAGGGCGTGCCCCCGGACGTACGCGTCTACGCCGACCGGGTCGCCCACTTCCTGGAGGAGTACGCGCCCGACGGTCGAAAGTGA
- a CDS encoding ALF repeat-containing protein: protein MRLTRGALLVAAGALTPVLLLTAPAFAAGTAPAAVAAASAAPSNGTPVDEMTEDELRIAIARILADPDSGRGVTREANAALDGTVEDMRAFLKTGYRLAQAEDDRVAIVRIIGDPDSGRGVKREATKALDTNTPEALRAFLETGYRLAQAEDDRVAVARILADPTISAALRAAAEDVIDGTPEELRYFLETGRYEVDG from the coding sequence ATGAGACTCACCCGCGGTGCCCTGCTCGTCGCCGCCGGCGCCCTGACGCCCGTCCTCCTGCTCACCGCTCCGGCCTTCGCCGCGGGCACCGCTCCGGCGGCCGTGGCGGCGGCGTCGGCAGCGCCCTCGAACGGGACGCCGGTGGACGAGATGACGGAGGACGAGCTCCGTATCGCGATCGCGCGCATCCTGGCCGACCCGGACTCCGGACGAGGCGTCACCCGCGAGGCCAACGCAGCGCTCGACGGCACCGTGGAGGACATGCGCGCCTTCCTGAAGACCGGCTACCGCCTCGCCCAGGCCGAAGACGACCGCGTCGCCATCGTCCGCATCATCGGCGACCCCGACTCCGGCCGAGGCGTCAAACGCGAAGCCACCAAGGCCCTCGACACCAACACCCCCGAAGCCCTGCGCGCCTTCCTGGAAACCGGCTACCGCCTCGCCCAGGCCGAAGACGACCGCGTCGCCGTCGCCCGCATCCTGGCCGACCCGACCATCAGCGCGGCCCTGCGCGCGGCCGCCGAGGACGTCATCGACGGCACTCCGGAGGAACTGCGGTACTTCCTGGAGACCGGCCGGTACGAGGTCGACGGCTGA
- the purH gene encoding bifunctional phosphoribosylaminoimidazolecarboxamide formyltransferase/IMP cyclohydrolase, with product MTAESNKRPLRRALVSVYDKTGLEDLARGLHEAGVELVSTGSTAAKIAAAGVPVTKVEELTGFPECLDGRVKTLHPRVHAGILADLRLDSHREQLAELGVEPFDLVVVNLYPFRETVASGASPDECVEQIDIGGPSMVRAAAKNHPSVAVVTSPARYADVLKAVQSGGFDLTTRKRLAAEAFQHTAAYDVAVASWFASSYAPVDESQFPDFLGATWEREHTLRYGENPHQPAALYVSAASMSGSAAGGGLAQAEQLHGKEMSYNNYTDTDAARRAAYDHAEPCVAIIKHANPCGIAVGSDVAEAHRKAHACDPLSAFGGVIAVNRPVSREMAEQVAEIFTEVIVAPGYEDGALEALTKKKNIRVLRCADGPAAPVEVKPIDGGALLQVTDRLQADGDDPANWTLATGEALSADELAELSFAWKACRAVKSNAILLAKDGASVGVGMGQVNRVDSCKLAVERAGEERARGSYVASDAFFPFPDNIDVLGAAGVKAIVQPGGSVRDELVVEAAQKAGITMYFTGTRHFFH from the coding sequence GTGACCGCCGAGAGCAACAAGCGGCCCCTTCGCCGGGCGCTCGTCAGCGTCTACGACAAGACCGGTCTCGAGGACCTCGCGCGCGGGCTCCACGAGGCCGGGGTCGAGCTCGTCTCCACCGGCTCCACCGCCGCGAAGATCGCCGCTGCCGGCGTCCCCGTCACCAAGGTCGAGGAGCTCACCGGCTTCCCCGAGTGCCTGGACGGCCGGGTCAAGACCCTGCACCCGCGCGTGCACGCGGGCATCCTCGCCGACCTGCGCCTGGACAGCCACCGCGAGCAGCTCGCCGAGCTGGGTGTCGAGCCGTTCGACCTCGTCGTCGTGAACCTCTACCCGTTCCGCGAGACCGTCGCCTCCGGTGCCTCGCCCGACGAGTGCGTCGAGCAGATCGACATCGGCGGCCCCTCGATGGTCCGGGCCGCCGCGAAGAACCACCCGTCGGTCGCGGTCGTCACCAGCCCGGCCCGGTACGCCGATGTGCTCAAGGCCGTCCAGAGCGGCGGCTTCGACCTCACCACCCGCAAGCGGCTCGCCGCCGAGGCGTTCCAGCACACGGCCGCCTACGACGTGGCCGTCGCCTCCTGGTTCGCCTCCTCCTACGCGCCCGTCGACGAGTCGCAGTTCCCCGACTTCCTCGGCGCCACCTGGGAGCGCGAGCACACCCTGCGCTACGGCGAGAACCCGCACCAGCCGGCCGCGCTCTACGTCTCCGCAGCATCGATGAGCGGCTCCGCCGCGGGCGGCGGCCTCGCCCAGGCCGAGCAGCTGCACGGCAAGGAGATGTCGTACAACAACTACACGGACACGGACGCCGCCCGCCGTGCCGCGTACGACCACGCCGAGCCGTGCGTCGCGATCATCAAGCACGCCAACCCCTGCGGCATCGCGGTCGGTTCGGACGTCGCCGAGGCGCACCGCAAGGCGCACGCCTGTGACCCGCTGTCGGCGTTCGGTGGCGTGATCGCGGTCAACCGCCCGGTCAGCAGGGAGATGGCGGAGCAGGTCGCGGAGATCTTCACCGAGGTCATCGTGGCGCCCGGCTATGAGGACGGGGCCCTGGAGGCCCTCACCAAGAAGAAGAACATCCGCGTGCTGCGCTGCGCCGACGGACCGGCCGCGCCCGTCGAGGTCAAGCCGATCGACGGTGGCGCGCTGCTCCAGGTCACCGACCGTCTCCAGGCCGACGGCGACGACCCGGCCAACTGGACGCTGGCGACCGGTGAGGCGCTGAGCGCCGACGAGCTGGCCGAGCTGTCCTTCGCCTGGAAGGCCTGCCGTGCCGTGAAGTCCAACGCGATCCTGCTCGCCAAGGACGGTGCCTCGGTCGGCGTCGGCATGGGGCAGGTCAACCGCGTCGACTCCTGCAAGCTCGCGGTGGAGCGGGCCGGCGAGGAGCGGGCCCGGGGCTCGTACGTCGCGTCGGACGCGTTCTTCCCGTTCCCCGACAACATCGACGTCCTGGGCGCCGCGGGCGTCAAGGCCATCGTGCAGCCCGGCGGATCGGTCCGTGACGAACTGGTCGTGGAGGCCGCGCAGAAGGCCGGCATCACGATGTACTTCACGGGGACGCGGCACTTCTTCCACTGA
- the purN gene encoding phosphoribosylglycinamide formyltransferase produces MAAKPVAPRAKRLVVLVSGSGTNLQALLDEIAAVGAPEYGAEIVAVGADREGIEGLARAERAGLPTFVCKVKDHASREEWDAALAEAVAAHEPDLVVSAGFMKIVGKEFLARFGGRFVNTHPALLPSFPGAHGVRDALAYGARVTGCTVHFVDDGVDTGPIIAQGVVEIRDEDDEGALHERIKEVERRLLVEVVGRLARNGYRIEGRKVVIQ; encoded by the coding sequence GTGGCCGCCAAGCCCGTGGCCCCGCGCGCCAAGCGCCTCGTCGTGCTGGTCTCCGGATCCGGCACCAACCTGCAGGCGCTGCTCGACGAGATCGCCGCCGTCGGCGCACCGGAGTACGGGGCCGAGATCGTGGCCGTCGGCGCGGACCGTGAGGGCATCGAGGGGCTGGCGCGTGCCGAGCGCGCCGGGCTGCCCACCTTCGTGTGCAAGGTCAAGGACCACGCCAGCCGCGAGGAGTGGGACGCCGCCCTCGCCGAGGCCGTCGCGGCCCACGAGCCCGACCTCGTCGTCTCCGCGGGGTTCATGAAGATCGTCGGCAAGGAGTTCCTCGCGCGGTTCGGCGGGCGGTTCGTCAACACCCACCCCGCGCTCCTGCCCAGTTTCCCGGGAGCCCACGGTGTGCGGGACGCACTCGCGTACGGCGCCAGGGTCACCGGCTGCACCGTCCACTTCGTCGACGACGGCGTCGACACCGGGCCGATCATCGCGCAGGGCGTGGTGGAGATCCGGGACGAGGACGACGAAGGCGCTCTGCACGAGCGCATCAAGGAAGTCGAGCGAAGGCTGCTCGTCGAGGTCGTGGGGCGCCTCGCCCGCAACGGCTATCGCATTGAGGGACGAAAGGTAGTTATCCAGTGA
- a CDS encoding cell division protein PerM, with product MAGVNEMTARRRSPSPPLLTRMRDRSPGLAGGLMGGALAAGLGLASFAVLVMLLWISSPYPDSGPGGAMHVAAALWLLAHGAELVRTDTLSGVPAPLGLPPLLLLALPVWLLHRAGRDVADGEGGDEDDGDHGYEEGLAVAVSTPLVSPRTAWTGVVLGYLAVAVPAALYAAGGVLRPSWVWTGVCVPLVAVVAAGAGVWSAYGRPGRPLRRLLGVLPAGVRPLVLGPDARPGVAARASAAGAGVLLGGGALLVVVSLVGHGAATQASLLRLTEGWSGRFAVLLLCAALLPNAAVWGAAYALGPGFALGAGHAVGPLASAPAPFLPPLPLLAAVPEAGRGAPVHWAAGVVPVVAAVVLGWTVAKGAVPPERDGTGPGGTRAADVWSVGRTVRAAALASVLCAAVLAVLAGLSGGPLGADVLSRFGPVWWQAAAATLAWLGPLAIPTAVGVRAWRCRSSRAEEPKIGSRREDAAEGSHVPGRLRKGARPGRGRFTRTGVAGIAGVAGSAGAADGPRGGGRADGTRGGGSSAGDEDAEDFWGAGASDGPRAAGVADGSRGAGRAGGTRRAGRPGGDEEDAFYGLRDQNRETDFGLYDFLPSDPASTDRSTPPESP from the coding sequence CTCGCCGTACCCGGACAGCGGGCCCGGCGGCGCCATGCATGTGGCGGCGGCGCTGTGGCTGCTGGCGCACGGTGCCGAGCTGGTCCGCACCGACACGCTCTCCGGCGTCCCCGCCCCCCTCGGCCTCCCGCCCCTGCTGCTGCTCGCCCTGCCGGTGTGGCTGCTGCACCGGGCGGGTCGGGACGTCGCGGACGGCGAGGGAGGAGACGAGGACGACGGCGACCACGGCTACGAGGAGGGCCTCGCCGTCGCCGTGAGCACGCCCCTGGTCTCCCCCCGCACCGCGTGGACGGGCGTCGTCCTCGGCTACCTCGCCGTCGCCGTGCCCGCCGCCCTCTACGCCGCCGGCGGTGTGCTGCGGCCGTCGTGGGTGTGGACCGGTGTGTGCGTCCCGCTGGTCGCCGTAGTGGCGGCTGGGGCGGGCGTGTGGTCGGCGTACGGCCGTCCGGGCCGGCCGCTGCGGCGGTTGCTGGGCGTGCTGCCGGCGGGAGTGCGCCCGCTGGTGCTCGGCCCGGACGCGCGCCCCGGCGTCGCCGCCCGGGCCTCGGCGGCCGGGGCCGGGGTGCTTCTCGGGGGCGGTGCGCTGCTGGTGGTGGTGTCGCTGGTGGGGCACGGGGCGGCGACCCAGGCGTCGCTGCTCCGGCTGACCGAGGGGTGGTCGGGGCGGTTCGCCGTGCTGCTGCTGTGCGCGGCCCTGCTCCCCAACGCGGCGGTGTGGGGTGCCGCCTACGCCCTCGGCCCCGGTTTCGCCCTCGGCGCCGGCCACGCCGTGGGCCCCCTGGCCTCGGCGCCGGCCCCGTTCCTGCCGCCGCTTCCGTTGCTGGCGGCGGTGCCGGAGGCGGGGCGGGGGGCGCCGGTGCACTGGGCGGCCGGGGTGGTGCCGGTGGTCGCCGCGGTGGTACTGGGCTGGACGGTGGCCAAGGGCGCGGTGCCGCCGGAGCGCGACGGGACGGGCCCGGGCGGCACGCGGGCGGCGGACGTCTGGTCGGTCGGCCGTACGGTCCGTGCCGCGGCGCTGGCGTCGGTGCTCTGTGCGGCCGTGCTCGCGGTGCTGGCCGGGCTGTCGGGCGGCCCGCTCGGTGCCGACGTGCTGTCCCGGTTCGGCCCCGTGTGGTGGCAGGCCGCCGCCGCGACGCTGGCCTGGCTGGGACCGCTGGCGATCCCGACGGCGGTGGGAGTACGGGCCTGGCGGTGCCGGTCATCCCGGGCGGAGGAGCCGAAGATCGGCAGCCGGCGAGAGGACGCGGCCGAGGGCTCCCACGTTCCCGGGCGGCTGCGGAAGGGCGCCCGGCCGGGCCGCGGCCGGTTCACGCGAACCGGCGTGGCCGGGATCGCGGGAGTGGCCGGGAGCGCGGGAGCCGCGGACGGCCCTCGGGGCGGCGGACGAGCCGACGGCACTCGAGGTGGCGGATCGTCCGCGGGCGACGAGGATGCCGAGGACTTCTGGGGCGCCGGGGCCTCGGACGGCCCTCGGGCCGCGGGAGTCGCTGACGGTTCTCGGGGGGCCGGGCGAGCCGGGGGCACTCGGCGTGCGGGGCGGCCCGGGGGCGACGAGGAAGACGCTTTCTACGGCCTGCGCGACCAGAACCGCGAAACGGACTTCGGTCTCTACGACTTCCTGCCGTCCGACCCGGCCTCGACCGACCGGTCCACCCCGCCGGAGAGCCCCTGA